A genome region from Maylandia zebra isolate NMK-2024a linkage group LG6, Mzebra_GT3a, whole genome shotgun sequence includes the following:
- the LOC101486976 gene encoding signal-induced proliferation-associated 1-like protein 2 isoform X6: protein MGPPVVQGAPVVPKMGVRARMSDLSQRRDAQEGLNLSFLSQPPHSNKSLDPQPRSETTFPVRPSPSTSRSLARMKRSNSEVTISDVGAEDMDPAAINPNTDASLRRKCCSTSTLDRQSLSQSTETPSWRLEQQVPSAPPPFPEPAQLRAALSPSLQTAARIAHGDVIYVPNYVNASVYVSHVQKTKPETSILSRLRNQRTNRDTRPSAISYKCFSHYDSQSVLFNFSSGFVPQADLQHRRNVSTSGCDVFDALSPDERDKNNFLVSSCPFFHNEIGGEMERRLGLTRANTSTCGAAADTSFSDPPLSTHRTNASISVLEFRGGTRAFDQHLMNNHDIEHIDLGARYYLKYFYNQDHQNYFGIDENFGPVSLSLRREKLEERSDETQYNYRMILRTGQLSTLRGSITEDSIPSSSKHGTSRRLPLKDVLEFVVPQLSIHSLRLAADSPRVPELLLQLDQQELKFQRKVGVLFCRAGQSTEEDNSDSGSPALDQFLDLLGHRGPLKDTSEDSTGRQSVFTTFREFKLMFHVSTASSPQQLLHKSLTGNDFVTVIFQEPNSPPFSPQNICSHSQHVFIIVRVHRPCSQHTCYSIAVSRRRDIPFFGPLIPPGWMFSASPEFRNFLLTKIINAENAAHRSETFVTIRALRRQEHLKELVENFSTSVLVDSSSSIKFSFISLVVKKKERSAPRPHAYLNTAGALTWSVTAKDFSCSFDVPCQLAISSEFVVLVEEASRQVVFHCYCRGVIGWNAGHKGIKLFYEHGDCVMLSTRERGWEDSREIAQRLQLVTHGGPAVDMILRRNRHGQFGFHVNFEGVVADVETNSFAWKEGLRPGCRIMEICAVAIVKLSHKQMIELLRTSMTVSVVVILPHEDGTPRRSFSEIYQVPRFEYKLDSDITSHPLRVTPPTWHKVLEAPPTQSIPGELEQQLRPIKQLNEGSRSPSKHSTSVDPGPPLTPQSHARWGARPDWAVSSEEDSLEKIGRSKEASHLCHHDHPHRVTKARGGFQPSLIDANNTLSSSSGSESRYSDCHLTHTKVPSMDSGIDSAPCTSSAQPAGAGATLVLSDIQRGKWTISAGHMTNLSETCSLSCDCHESTSWSEGRSKTSSSTSSPEALITCKEGSTKEMGLTQEGEGPKRSSRSSRFSCVPIKDVGVKQFDVTAGEQLTR from the exons ATGGGACCTCCGGTCGTTCAGGGAGCTCCTGTTGTACCAAAGATGGGGGTCAGGGCCCGAATGTCCGACTTGTCTCAGAGGAGGGATGCTCAGGAGGGTCTGAACTTGAGCTTTCTGAGTCAACCTCCCCATTCCAACAAGAGCCTGGACCCCCAGCCCAGGTCAGAGACTACATTCCCAGTTCGCCCGAGTCCTTCCACCAGCAGGAGTTTGGCAAGGATGAAGAGAAGCAACAGTGAGGTGACGATCAGTGATGTCGGAGCTGAAGACATGGACCCTGCTGCCATCAACCCAAACACAGACGCAAGTCTGAGGCGAAAGTGCTGCAGCACTTCGACACTGGACCGCCAAAGTTTGTCACAATCCACTGAGACTCCTTCCTGGAGGCTGGAGCAGCAGGTGCCCAGCGCACCGCCTCCGTTCCCAGAACCTGCACAGCTTCGTGCTGCACTGTCGCCCAGTCTGCAGACTGCCGCTCGCATTGCTCATGGGGATGTCATCTATGTACCCAACTATGTGAACGCTTCGGTTTATGTGTCGCATGTTCAGAAAACAAAGCCGGAGACATCGATCCTCAGCAGACTAAGGAATCAGAGGACAAACAGGGACACAAGACCCAGCGCAATCTCTTACAAATGCTTTTCTCATTATGATAGTCAGAGTGTCCTCTTCAACTTCAGCAGCGGCTTCGTCCCCCAAGCAGACCTCCAGCACAGAAGGAACGTCTCCACCTCTGGATGTGATGTGTTTGATGCTTTAAGCCCTGATGAACGTGACAAAAACAACTTTCTGGTGAGCAGCTGTCCGTTCTTTCATAATGAGATTGGAGGGGAGATGGAAAGGAGGCTGGGCCTGACTCGGGCCAACACCTCCACCTGCGGTGCTGCAGCAGACACATCCTTCAGCGATCCGCCGCTCAGCACCCACCGCACCAACGCGAGCATCTCAGTGTTGGAGTTTCGTGGAGGAACTCGGGCGTTCGACCAACATCTGATGAATAATCACGACATTGAACACATTGACCTGGGAGCCAGATACTACCTGAAATACTTCTACAACCAAG ATCACCAAAATTATTTTGGCATTGATGAGAACTTTGGTCCAGTGTCTCTGAGCCTCCGGCGAGAGAAACTGGAGGAGAGGAGTGATGAGACACAGTACAACTACAGGATGATCCTCAGGACTGGTCAG CTGTCTACCCTGAGAGGATCCATCACAGAGGACTCTATCCCATCTTCATCCAAACACGGGACCAGTCGACGTCTTCCTCTGAAGGATGTTCTCGAGTTTGTGGTTCCTCAACTTAGCATCCACAGTCTCAGACTGGCTGCAGATTCACCCAGAGTCCCTgaactgctgctgcagctggaccAGCAGGAG CTGAAGTTCCAGCGCAAAGTGGGCGTGTTATTCTGTCGGGCTGGTCAGTCCACCGAGGAGGACAACAGTGACTCTGGCAGTCCCGCTCTAGATCAGTTCCTGGACCTTCTGGGCCACAGAGGTCCACTGAAAGATACCAGCG AAGACTCAACAGGGAGGCAGTCAGTTTTTACAACGTTCAGAGAATTCAAGCTGATGTTCCACGTGTCCACGGCAAGCAGCCCTCAGCAG ctgcTTCATAAGAGTCTTACTGGGAATGACTTCGTCACAGTAATCTTCCAGGAGCCGAACTCCCCGCCCTTCAGTCCGCAGAACATCTGCTCACATTCCCAACATGTCTTCATCATCGTTCGAGTCCACCGTCCCTGCAGCCAGCACACCTGTTACAG TATTGCAGTGTCCAGGCGTAGAGACATCCCGTTCTTTGGTCCCTTGATCCCACCAGGTTGGATGTTTTCAGCCTCACCTGAATTCAGAAATTTCCTGCTGACGAAGATCATTAATGCCGAAAATGCTGCGCACAGGTCAGAGACCTTTGTCACAATAAGAGCACTACGCAGACAGGAGCACCTGAAGGAGCTGGTGGAAAACTTTTCCACATCAGTGCTAGTGGACTCATCATCTTCCATCAAGTTCAGCTTTATCTCTCTGGTAGTAAAGAAAAAAGAGCGCAGCGCACCACGGCCTCATGCTTACCTGAACACTGCTGGGGCTCTCACCTGGAGTGTGACAGCAAAAGACTTCAGCTGCTCTTTTGATGTACCATGCCAGCTCGCCATCTCCAGTGAGTTTGTGGTGCTTGTAGAGGAAGCCAGCAGACAGGTAGTGTTTCACTGTTACTGCAgaggcgtgattggctggaaCGCCGGCCACAAAGGCATTAAACTTTTCTACGAACACGGagactgtgtgatgctgtcgaCACGAGAGAGAGGCTGGGAGGACAGCCGCGAGATTGCCCAGAGACTGCAG CTGGTGACTCATGGCGGTCCTGCTGTGGACATGATTCTGAGGAGGAACCGCCACGGTCAGTTTGGGTTTCACGTGAACTTTGAAGGAGTGGTGGCGGATGTTGAGACCAACAGTTTTGCGTGGAAGGAGGGTCTCCGGCCCGGCTGTAGGATAATGGAGATCTGCGCGGTCGCCATAGTAAAGCTATCACATAAGCAGATGATTGAGCTGCTGAGGACATCGATGACCGTGAGCGTGGTCGTTATTCTGCCGCACGAAGATGGGACACCTCGCAG GAGTTTCTCAGAAATCTACCAAGTCCCGAGGTTTGAGTACAAACTGGACTCTGACATCACTTCCCACCCATTAAGAGTAACCCCACCCACCTGGCACAAGGTGTTAGAAGCTCCGCCTACTCAGAGCATCCCAGGTGAACTGGAACAGCAACTGAGACCAATTAAACAATTGAATGAGGGATCCAG GTCACCAAGCAAACACTCGACTTCCGTTGACCCCGGACCACCTTTGACCCCACAGAGCCATGCCCGATGGGG AGCTCGTCCTGATTGGGCAGTCAGCTCTGAAGAAGACTCACTTGAGAAGATCGGGAGATCTAAAG AGGCCAGTCACCTTTGTCATCACGATCATCCTCATCGTGTGACGAAGGCTCGGGGGGGGTTTCAGCCCAGTCTGATAGATGCCAACAACACGCTTTCCAGCAGCAGCGGCAGCGAGAGCAGATACTCCGACTGTCATCTCACTCACACTAAGGTGCCTTCAATGGACAGCGGAATTGACTCCGCCCCCTGCACATCATCAGCCCAACCAGCTGGGGCTGGGGCGACGCTGGTCCTGAGTGATATCCAGAGAGGCAAATGGACAATCTCGGCCGGTCACATGACCAACCTGAGTGAGAcctgctctctgtcctg TGACTGTCATGAATCCACCAGCTGGTCTGAGGGCAGGTCCAAAACCAGTTCCTCTACCAGCTCACCTGAGGCCTTAATCACATGTAAAGAAGGCTCCACTAAGGAAATGGGGCTTACTCAAGAGGGGGAGGGGCCGAAGAGATCCAGCAGGTCCAGCAG ATTCAGCTGTGTTCCAATAAAAGATGTTGGCGTGAAGCAATTTGATGTCACTGCAGGTGAACAG TTGACTAGGTGA
- the LOC101486976 gene encoding signal-induced proliferation-associated 1-like protein 2 isoform X5, which yields MGPPVVQGAPVVPKMGVRARMSDLSQRRDAQEGLNLSFLSQPPHSNKSLDPQPRSETTFPVRPSPSTSRSLARMKRSNSEVTISDVGAEDMDPAAINPNTDASLRRKCCSTSTLDRQSLSQSTETPSWRLEQQVPSAPPPFPEPAQLRAALSPSLQTAARIAHGDVIYVPNYVNASVYVSHVQKTKPETSILSRLRNQRTNRDTRPSAISYKCFSHYDSQSVLFNFSSGFVPQADLQHRRNVSTSGCDVFDALSPDERDKNNFLVSSCPFFHNEIGGEMERRLGLTRANTSTCGAAADTSFSDPPLSTHRTNASISVLEFRGGTRAFDQHLMNNHDIEHIDLGARYYLKYFYNQDHQNYFGIDENFGPVSLSLRREKLEERSDETQYNYRMILRTGQLSTLRGSITEDSIPSSSKHGTSRRLPLKDVLEFVVPQLSIHSLRLAADSPRVPELLLQLDQQELKFQRKVGVLFCRAGQSTEEDNSDSGSPALDQFLDLLGHRGPLKDTSEDSTGRQSVFTTFREFKLMFHVSTASSPQQLLHKSLTGNDFVTVIFQEPNSPPFSPQNICSHSQHVFIIVRVHRPCSQHTCYSIAVSRRRDIPFFGPLIPPGWMFSASPEFRNFLLTKIINAENAAHRSETFVTIRALRRQEHLKELVENFSTSVLVDSSSSIKFSFISLVVKKKERSAPRPHAYLNTAGALTWSVTAKDFSCSFDVPCQLAISSEFVVLVEEASRQVVFHCYCRGVIGWNAGHKGIKLFYEHGDCVMLSTRERGWEDSREIAQRLQLVTHGGPAVDMILRRNRHGQFGFHVNFEGVVADVETNSFAWKEGLRPGCRIMEICAVAIVKLSHKQMIELLRTSMTVSVVVILPHEDGTPRRSFSEIYQVPRFEYKLDSDITSHPLRVTPPTWHKVLEAPPTQSIPGELEQQLRPIKQLNEGSRSPSKHSTSVDPGPPLTPQSHARWGARPDWAVSSEEDSLEKIGRSKEASHLCHHDHPHRVTKARGGFQPSLIDANNTLSSSSGSESRYSDCHLTHTKVPSMDSGIDSAPCTSSAQPAGAGATLVLSDIQRGKWTISAGHMTNLSETCSLSCDCHESTSWSEGRSKTSSSTSSPEALITCKEGSTKEMGLTQEGEGPKRSSRSSRFSCVPIKDVGVKQFDVTAGEQGVWGATAPSSRA from the exons ATGGGACCTCCGGTCGTTCAGGGAGCTCCTGTTGTACCAAAGATGGGGGTCAGGGCCCGAATGTCCGACTTGTCTCAGAGGAGGGATGCTCAGGAGGGTCTGAACTTGAGCTTTCTGAGTCAACCTCCCCATTCCAACAAGAGCCTGGACCCCCAGCCCAGGTCAGAGACTACATTCCCAGTTCGCCCGAGTCCTTCCACCAGCAGGAGTTTGGCAAGGATGAAGAGAAGCAACAGTGAGGTGACGATCAGTGATGTCGGAGCTGAAGACATGGACCCTGCTGCCATCAACCCAAACACAGACGCAAGTCTGAGGCGAAAGTGCTGCAGCACTTCGACACTGGACCGCCAAAGTTTGTCACAATCCACTGAGACTCCTTCCTGGAGGCTGGAGCAGCAGGTGCCCAGCGCACCGCCTCCGTTCCCAGAACCTGCACAGCTTCGTGCTGCACTGTCGCCCAGTCTGCAGACTGCCGCTCGCATTGCTCATGGGGATGTCATCTATGTACCCAACTATGTGAACGCTTCGGTTTATGTGTCGCATGTTCAGAAAACAAAGCCGGAGACATCGATCCTCAGCAGACTAAGGAATCAGAGGACAAACAGGGACACAAGACCCAGCGCAATCTCTTACAAATGCTTTTCTCATTATGATAGTCAGAGTGTCCTCTTCAACTTCAGCAGCGGCTTCGTCCCCCAAGCAGACCTCCAGCACAGAAGGAACGTCTCCACCTCTGGATGTGATGTGTTTGATGCTTTAAGCCCTGATGAACGTGACAAAAACAACTTTCTGGTGAGCAGCTGTCCGTTCTTTCATAATGAGATTGGAGGGGAGATGGAAAGGAGGCTGGGCCTGACTCGGGCCAACACCTCCACCTGCGGTGCTGCAGCAGACACATCCTTCAGCGATCCGCCGCTCAGCACCCACCGCACCAACGCGAGCATCTCAGTGTTGGAGTTTCGTGGAGGAACTCGGGCGTTCGACCAACATCTGATGAATAATCACGACATTGAACACATTGACCTGGGAGCCAGATACTACCTGAAATACTTCTACAACCAAG ATCACCAAAATTATTTTGGCATTGATGAGAACTTTGGTCCAGTGTCTCTGAGCCTCCGGCGAGAGAAACTGGAGGAGAGGAGTGATGAGACACAGTACAACTACAGGATGATCCTCAGGACTGGTCAG CTGTCTACCCTGAGAGGATCCATCACAGAGGACTCTATCCCATCTTCATCCAAACACGGGACCAGTCGACGTCTTCCTCTGAAGGATGTTCTCGAGTTTGTGGTTCCTCAACTTAGCATCCACAGTCTCAGACTGGCTGCAGATTCACCCAGAGTCCCTgaactgctgctgcagctggaccAGCAGGAG CTGAAGTTCCAGCGCAAAGTGGGCGTGTTATTCTGTCGGGCTGGTCAGTCCACCGAGGAGGACAACAGTGACTCTGGCAGTCCCGCTCTAGATCAGTTCCTGGACCTTCTGGGCCACAGAGGTCCACTGAAAGATACCAGCG AAGACTCAACAGGGAGGCAGTCAGTTTTTACAACGTTCAGAGAATTCAAGCTGATGTTCCACGTGTCCACGGCAAGCAGCCCTCAGCAG ctgcTTCATAAGAGTCTTACTGGGAATGACTTCGTCACAGTAATCTTCCAGGAGCCGAACTCCCCGCCCTTCAGTCCGCAGAACATCTGCTCACATTCCCAACATGTCTTCATCATCGTTCGAGTCCACCGTCCCTGCAGCCAGCACACCTGTTACAG TATTGCAGTGTCCAGGCGTAGAGACATCCCGTTCTTTGGTCCCTTGATCCCACCAGGTTGGATGTTTTCAGCCTCACCTGAATTCAGAAATTTCCTGCTGACGAAGATCATTAATGCCGAAAATGCTGCGCACAGGTCAGAGACCTTTGTCACAATAAGAGCACTACGCAGACAGGAGCACCTGAAGGAGCTGGTGGAAAACTTTTCCACATCAGTGCTAGTGGACTCATCATCTTCCATCAAGTTCAGCTTTATCTCTCTGGTAGTAAAGAAAAAAGAGCGCAGCGCACCACGGCCTCATGCTTACCTGAACACTGCTGGGGCTCTCACCTGGAGTGTGACAGCAAAAGACTTCAGCTGCTCTTTTGATGTACCATGCCAGCTCGCCATCTCCAGTGAGTTTGTGGTGCTTGTAGAGGAAGCCAGCAGACAGGTAGTGTTTCACTGTTACTGCAgaggcgtgattggctggaaCGCCGGCCACAAAGGCATTAAACTTTTCTACGAACACGGagactgtgtgatgctgtcgaCACGAGAGAGAGGCTGGGAGGACAGCCGCGAGATTGCCCAGAGACTGCAG CTGGTGACTCATGGCGGTCCTGCTGTGGACATGATTCTGAGGAGGAACCGCCACGGTCAGTTTGGGTTTCACGTGAACTTTGAAGGAGTGGTGGCGGATGTTGAGACCAACAGTTTTGCGTGGAAGGAGGGTCTCCGGCCCGGCTGTAGGATAATGGAGATCTGCGCGGTCGCCATAGTAAAGCTATCACATAAGCAGATGATTGAGCTGCTGAGGACATCGATGACCGTGAGCGTGGTCGTTATTCTGCCGCACGAAGATGGGACACCTCGCAG GAGTTTCTCAGAAATCTACCAAGTCCCGAGGTTTGAGTACAAACTGGACTCTGACATCACTTCCCACCCATTAAGAGTAACCCCACCCACCTGGCACAAGGTGTTAGAAGCTCCGCCTACTCAGAGCATCCCAGGTGAACTGGAACAGCAACTGAGACCAATTAAACAATTGAATGAGGGATCCAG GTCACCAAGCAAACACTCGACTTCCGTTGACCCCGGACCACCTTTGACCCCACAGAGCCATGCCCGATGGGG AGCTCGTCCTGATTGGGCAGTCAGCTCTGAAGAAGACTCACTTGAGAAGATCGGGAGATCTAAAG AGGCCAGTCACCTTTGTCATCACGATCATCCTCATCGTGTGACGAAGGCTCGGGGGGGGTTTCAGCCCAGTCTGATAGATGCCAACAACACGCTTTCCAGCAGCAGCGGCAGCGAGAGCAGATACTCCGACTGTCATCTCACTCACACTAAGGTGCCTTCAATGGACAGCGGAATTGACTCCGCCCCCTGCACATCATCAGCCCAACCAGCTGGGGCTGGGGCGACGCTGGTCCTGAGTGATATCCAGAGAGGCAAATGGACAATCTCGGCCGGTCACATGACCAACCTGAGTGAGAcctgctctctgtcctg TGACTGTCATGAATCCACCAGCTGGTCTGAGGGCAGGTCCAAAACCAGTTCCTCTACCAGCTCACCTGAGGCCTTAATCACATGTAAAGAAGGCTCCACTAAGGAAATGGGGCTTACTCAAGAGGGGGAGGGGCCGAAGAGATCCAGCAGGTCCAGCAG ATTCAGCTGTGTTCCAATAAAAGATGTTGGCGTGAAGCAATTTGATGTCACTGCAGGTGAACAG ggagtgtggggagccacagccccgtcctccagggcatga
- the LOC101486976 gene encoding signal-induced proliferation-associated 1-like protein 2 isoform X7, producing MGPPVVQGAPVVPKMGVRARMSDLSQRRDAQEGLNLSFLSQPPHSNKSLDPQPRSETTFPVRPSPSTSRSLARMKRSNSEVTISDVGAEDMDPAAINPNTDASLRRKCCSTSTLDRQSLSQSTETPSWRLEQQVPSAPPPFPEPAQLRAALSPSLQTAARIAHGDVIYVPNYVNASVYVSHVQKTKPETSILSRLRNQRTNRDTRPSAISYKCFSHYDSQSVLFNFSSGFVPQADLQHRRNVSTSGCDVFDALSPDERDKNNFLVSSCPFFHNEIGGEMERRLGLTRANTSTCGAAADTSFSDPPLSTHRTNASISVLEFRGGTRAFDQHLMNNHDIEHIDLGARYYLKYFYNQDHQNYFGIDENFGPVSLSLRREKLEERSDETQYNYRMILRTGQLSTLRGSITEDSIPSSSKHGTSRRLPLKDVLEFVVPQLSIHSLRLAADSPRVPELLLQLDQQELKFQRKVGVLFCRAGQSTEEDNSDSGSPALDQFLDLLGHRGPLKDTSEDSTGRQSVFTTFREFKLMFHVSTASSPQQLLHKSLTGNDFVTVIFQEPNSPPFSPQNICSHSQHVFIIVRVHRPCSQHTCYSIAVSRRRDIPFFGPLIPPGWMFSASPEFRNFLLTKIINAENAAHRSETFVTIRALRRQEHLKELVENFSTSVLVDSSSSIKFSFISLVVKKKERSAPRPHAYLNTAGALTWSVTAKDFSCSFDVPCQLAISSEFVVLVEEASRQVVFHCYCRGVIGWNAGHKGIKLFYEHGDCVMLSTRERGWEDSREIAQRLQLVTHGGPAVDMILRRNRHGQFGFHVNFEGVVADVETNSFAWKEGLRPGCRIMEICAVAIVKLSHKQMIELLRTSMTVSVVVILPHEDGTPRRSFSEIYQVPRFEYKLDSDITSHPLRVTPPTWHKVLEAPPTQSIPGELEQQLRPIKQLNEGSRSPSKHSTSVDPGPPLTPQSHARWGARPDWAVSSEEDSLEKIGRSKEASHLCHHDHPHRVTKARGGFQPSLIDANNTLSSSSGSESRYSDCHLTHTKVPSMDSGIDSAPCTSSAQPAGAGATLVLSDIQRGKWTISAGHMTNLSETCSLSCDCHESTSWSEGRSKTSSSTSSPEALITCKEGSTKEMGLTQEGEGPKRSSRSSSPSESLVFLLRLHGDV from the exons ATGGGACCTCCGGTCGTTCAGGGAGCTCCTGTTGTACCAAAGATGGGGGTCAGGGCCCGAATGTCCGACTTGTCTCAGAGGAGGGATGCTCAGGAGGGTCTGAACTTGAGCTTTCTGAGTCAACCTCCCCATTCCAACAAGAGCCTGGACCCCCAGCCCAGGTCAGAGACTACATTCCCAGTTCGCCCGAGTCCTTCCACCAGCAGGAGTTTGGCAAGGATGAAGAGAAGCAACAGTGAGGTGACGATCAGTGATGTCGGAGCTGAAGACATGGACCCTGCTGCCATCAACCCAAACACAGACGCAAGTCTGAGGCGAAAGTGCTGCAGCACTTCGACACTGGACCGCCAAAGTTTGTCACAATCCACTGAGACTCCTTCCTGGAGGCTGGAGCAGCAGGTGCCCAGCGCACCGCCTCCGTTCCCAGAACCTGCACAGCTTCGTGCTGCACTGTCGCCCAGTCTGCAGACTGCCGCTCGCATTGCTCATGGGGATGTCATCTATGTACCCAACTATGTGAACGCTTCGGTTTATGTGTCGCATGTTCAGAAAACAAAGCCGGAGACATCGATCCTCAGCAGACTAAGGAATCAGAGGACAAACAGGGACACAAGACCCAGCGCAATCTCTTACAAATGCTTTTCTCATTATGATAGTCAGAGTGTCCTCTTCAACTTCAGCAGCGGCTTCGTCCCCCAAGCAGACCTCCAGCACAGAAGGAACGTCTCCACCTCTGGATGTGATGTGTTTGATGCTTTAAGCCCTGATGAACGTGACAAAAACAACTTTCTGGTGAGCAGCTGTCCGTTCTTTCATAATGAGATTGGAGGGGAGATGGAAAGGAGGCTGGGCCTGACTCGGGCCAACACCTCCACCTGCGGTGCTGCAGCAGACACATCCTTCAGCGATCCGCCGCTCAGCACCCACCGCACCAACGCGAGCATCTCAGTGTTGGAGTTTCGTGGAGGAACTCGGGCGTTCGACCAACATCTGATGAATAATCACGACATTGAACACATTGACCTGGGAGCCAGATACTACCTGAAATACTTCTACAACCAAG ATCACCAAAATTATTTTGGCATTGATGAGAACTTTGGTCCAGTGTCTCTGAGCCTCCGGCGAGAGAAACTGGAGGAGAGGAGTGATGAGACACAGTACAACTACAGGATGATCCTCAGGACTGGTCAG CTGTCTACCCTGAGAGGATCCATCACAGAGGACTCTATCCCATCTTCATCCAAACACGGGACCAGTCGACGTCTTCCTCTGAAGGATGTTCTCGAGTTTGTGGTTCCTCAACTTAGCATCCACAGTCTCAGACTGGCTGCAGATTCACCCAGAGTCCCTgaactgctgctgcagctggaccAGCAGGAG CTGAAGTTCCAGCGCAAAGTGGGCGTGTTATTCTGTCGGGCTGGTCAGTCCACCGAGGAGGACAACAGTGACTCTGGCAGTCCCGCTCTAGATCAGTTCCTGGACCTTCTGGGCCACAGAGGTCCACTGAAAGATACCAGCG AAGACTCAACAGGGAGGCAGTCAGTTTTTACAACGTTCAGAGAATTCAAGCTGATGTTCCACGTGTCCACGGCAAGCAGCCCTCAGCAG ctgcTTCATAAGAGTCTTACTGGGAATGACTTCGTCACAGTAATCTTCCAGGAGCCGAACTCCCCGCCCTTCAGTCCGCAGAACATCTGCTCACATTCCCAACATGTCTTCATCATCGTTCGAGTCCACCGTCCCTGCAGCCAGCACACCTGTTACAG TATTGCAGTGTCCAGGCGTAGAGACATCCCGTTCTTTGGTCCCTTGATCCCACCAGGTTGGATGTTTTCAGCCTCACCTGAATTCAGAAATTTCCTGCTGACGAAGATCATTAATGCCGAAAATGCTGCGCACAGGTCAGAGACCTTTGTCACAATAAGAGCACTACGCAGACAGGAGCACCTGAAGGAGCTGGTGGAAAACTTTTCCACATCAGTGCTAGTGGACTCATCATCTTCCATCAAGTTCAGCTTTATCTCTCTGGTAGTAAAGAAAAAAGAGCGCAGCGCACCACGGCCTCATGCTTACCTGAACACTGCTGGGGCTCTCACCTGGAGTGTGACAGCAAAAGACTTCAGCTGCTCTTTTGATGTACCATGCCAGCTCGCCATCTCCAGTGAGTTTGTGGTGCTTGTAGAGGAAGCCAGCAGACAGGTAGTGTTTCACTGTTACTGCAgaggcgtgattggctggaaCGCCGGCCACAAAGGCATTAAACTTTTCTACGAACACGGagactgtgtgatgctgtcgaCACGAGAGAGAGGCTGGGAGGACAGCCGCGAGATTGCCCAGAGACTGCAG CTGGTGACTCATGGCGGTCCTGCTGTGGACATGATTCTGAGGAGGAACCGCCACGGTCAGTTTGGGTTTCACGTGAACTTTGAAGGAGTGGTGGCGGATGTTGAGACCAACAGTTTTGCGTGGAAGGAGGGTCTCCGGCCCGGCTGTAGGATAATGGAGATCTGCGCGGTCGCCATAGTAAAGCTATCACATAAGCAGATGATTGAGCTGCTGAGGACATCGATGACCGTGAGCGTGGTCGTTATTCTGCCGCACGAAGATGGGACACCTCGCAG GAGTTTCTCAGAAATCTACCAAGTCCCGAGGTTTGAGTACAAACTGGACTCTGACATCACTTCCCACCCATTAAGAGTAACCCCACCCACCTGGCACAAGGTGTTAGAAGCTCCGCCTACTCAGAGCATCCCAGGTGAACTGGAACAGCAACTGAGACCAATTAAACAATTGAATGAGGGATCCAG GTCACCAAGCAAACACTCGACTTCCGTTGACCCCGGACCACCTTTGACCCCACAGAGCCATGCCCGATGGGG AGCTCGTCCTGATTGGGCAGTCAGCTCTGAAGAAGACTCACTTGAGAAGATCGGGAGATCTAAAG AGGCCAGTCACCTTTGTCATCACGATCATCCTCATCGTGTGACGAAGGCTCGGGGGGGGTTTCAGCCCAGTCTGATAGATGCCAACAACACGCTTTCCAGCAGCAGCGGCAGCGAGAGCAGATACTCCGACTGTCATCTCACTCACACTAAGGTGCCTTCAATGGACAGCGGAATTGACTCCGCCCCCTGCACATCATCAGCCCAACCAGCTGGGGCTGGGGCGACGCTGGTCCTGAGTGATATCCAGAGAGGCAAATGGACAATCTCGGCCGGTCACATGACCAACCTGAGTGAGAcctgctctctgtcctg TGACTGTCATGAATCCACCAGCTGGTCTGAGGGCAGGTCCAAAACCAGTTCCTCTACCAGCTCACCTGAGGCCTTAATCACATGTAAAGAAGGCTCCACTAAGGAAATGGGGCTTACTCAAGAGGGGGAGGGGCCGAAGAGATCCAGCAGGTCCAGCAG CCCATCAGAGTCCCTGGTGTTCCTCCTCCGTCTCCATGGAGATGTCTGA